One genomic window of Papaver somniferum cultivar HN1 unplaced genomic scaffold, ASM357369v1 unplaced-scaffold_0, whole genome shotgun sequence includes the following:
- the LOC113325903 gene encoding sulfate transporter 1.2-like yields the protein MGRSVHSNDEEHETKDIASVTSSRRHGSGETMHKVGPPSKNNLMKEFKTTMKETFFSDDPLRPFKDQPRSKKFVLGLQAVFPILDWGRSYSFSKFKGDLIAGLTIASLCIPQDIGYAKLAGLLPQYGLYSSFVPPLIYAFMGSSRDIAIGPVAVVSLLLGTLLQAELDPDLNPIEYRNLAFTATFFAGVFQFTLGFLRLGFLIDFLSHAAIVGFMGGAAVTIALQQLKGLLGIKKFTKNSDIISVMQSVVGSARHGWNWQTILIGVSFLTFLLTAKYIGKKYKKLFWVPAIGPLISVVVATFFVYITRADKDGVQIVKHIDQGINPSSLKKIYFTGKYLTVGIRIGAVAGMVALTEAVAIARTFAAMKDYQIDGNKEMVALGTMNIVGSMTSCYVATGSFSRSAVNYMAGCKTAVSNIVMAIVVMLTLLVITPLFKYTPNAILASIIISAVVGLLDYEAVILIWKIDKFDFCACAGAFFGVVFIGVEMGLLIAIAISFAKILLQVTRPRTAVLGKLPRTTVYRNIEQYPEATKVPGVLIVRVDSAIYFSNSNYIKDRILRWLTDEDEQLTAQGLPQIQHVIVEMSPVTDIDTSGIHALEDLHKSLHKRDIQLILANPGTAVIDKLHTSKVDDVIGHDKIFLTVADAVRSCHPKSTIDEV from the exons ATGGGTCGTTCAGTTCATTCAAACGACGAAGAACATGAAACGAAGGACATTGCAAGCGTGACATCATCACGCAGGCATGGAAGTGGTGAAACTATGCACAAGGTCGGACCACCTTCTAAGAATAATCTGATGAAAGAATTCAAAACCACAATGAAGGAAACTTTCTTTTCTGATGACCCTTTACGGCCTTTTAAGGACCAACCAAGATCAAAAAAGTTTGTCCTAGGACTCCAAGCTGTCTTCCCAATTCTCGACTGGGGAAGAAGCTATAGCTTTTCCAAATTTAAAGGAGATCTCATTGCAGGACTCACTATTGCTAGTCTCTGTATTCCCCAG GATATTGGGTATGCCAAGCTTGCAGGTTTGCTTCCACAATACGGGTTAT ACTCCAGTTTCGTTCCACCATTGATTTACGCCTTCATGGGGAGTTCAAGGGATATCGCAATTGGACCTGTAGCTGTTGTATCTCTTTTGTTGGGAACGCTACTCCAGGCTGAGCTTGATCCCGATTTAAACCCAATAGAATACCGTAATCTTGCATTTACGGCTACCttttttgctggagtttttcAATTCACTCTTGGGTTTCTCAG attAGGATTCCTGATCGACTTCTTGTCCCATGCTGCAATTGTTGGGTTTATGGGGGGTGCCGCAGTCACAATAGCACTTCAACAATTAAAAGGATTACTCGGCATCAAGAAATTTACTAAGAATAGTGACATTATTTCTGTTATGCAATCAGTAGTGGGTTCAGCACGGCATGGA TGGAACTGGCAGACTATACTCATAGGTGTATCATTCTTGACTTTCTTACTCACCGCAAAATACATA GGAAAGAAGTATAAGAAATTGTTCTGGGTTCCTGCAATTGGTCCTTTGATCTCAGTTGTTGTGGCTACCTTCTTTGTGTATATCACCCGTGCTGATAAGGATGGTGTTCAAATA GTAAAACATATAGATCAAGGTATCAATCCATCGTCTTTGAAAAAAATTTACTTTACTGGTAAATATCTCACCGTAGGAATTAGGATCGGTGCAGTGGCTGGTATGGTAGCTTTGACG GAAGCTGTAGCGATTGCCCGAACATTTGCAGccatgaaagattatcaaatagATGGTAACAAAGAAATGGTGGCACTTGGAACAATGaacattgttggttcaatgaCATCCTGTTATGTAGCTACAG GTTCCTTCTCTCGCTCCGCTGTGAATTACATGGCTGGTTGCAAAACTGCTGTTTCCAACATCGTCATGGCCATTGTCGTTATGCTAACACTTTTAGTTATCACACCCCTATTTAAGTACACCCCAAATGCTATTCTTGCCTCTATCATTATATCTGCTGTTGTCGGATTATTGGACTACGAAGCAGTAATTCTCATCTGGAAAATTGATAAATTTGATTTCTGTGCTTGCGCGGGGGCGTTTTTTGGTGTTGTTTTCATCGGTGTTGAAATGGGGCTTCTAATCGCG ATCGCAATATCCTTCGCCAAAATCCTCCTACAAGTAACAAGACCAAGGACAGCAGTACTTGGGAAACTCCCAAGAACAACAGTTTACAGGAATATTGAGCAATATCCTGAAGCTACCAAAGTTCCGGGCGTTCTGATCGTGAGGGTCGATTCAGCAATTTACTTTTCCAACTCCAACTATATTAAGGACAG GATCTTGAGATGGTTGACTGACGAGGACGAACAACTAACTGCCCAGGGTCTACCACAAATTCAACACGTGATTGTTGAGATGTCAC CTGTTACCGACATCGACACCAGTGGCATTCATGCACTTGAAGATTTACATAAGAGCCTCCATAAGAGAGATATTCAG CTCATTCTAGCCAACCCTGGGACAGCAGTGATTGACAAACTTCATACATCAAAAGTGGATGATGTAATTGGCCATGACAAAATATTTCTTACAGTGGCAGACGCAGTCCGAAGCTGCCATCCAAAGAGTACAATTGACGAAGTGTGA